A stretch of DNA from Bacteroidota bacterium:
ATATATGCAAACCTATATAGCCATACTCCGCGGTATCAATGTAAGTGGGTAGAAGACAATAAAAATGAATATATAAAGTTATTTAATTGTTTTGCCCGAATGGATATAGAAATACGAAATTGAACTATAATTTTTTCGAAAATAAATTGAAAGTAACTGTTACAACAAGGATTTGGAAAACGGTGAAAGTGCCGTGTAGATTGTTAGTCTGAGTTTATCGTTTGTCATGTTGAGTTTATCGAAACATACAAACGTTACAGTCTTCGATATCCGCCGCAGCGGACAGACTGACAAAAAAAACATCTTTCAATTACAATTGTTATATATATATTCAAACAAGTAAGACAATGGAAAACACAAGGAAAGTAAAACGTATTTTACTAGCACCCGAAGTAATGATGGGTGATATCAAATTAAGACAAGCCTTGCCAGTTGGCGATTTGGAGCAAATTAGTCCGTTTATATTATTGCATCATTTCGACAAAGAAATGCTACCTGGCGAAGCAAAATTCAATGTGCCACCGCATCCACATCGTGGGTTTAGTCCCATTACTTTTATGTTTGAGGGAGCAGTGGAGCACGAAGATTCGTTGGGAAATAAGAAAGTAATTCATGACAATGAAGTGCAATGGATTAATGCAGGTCGTGGTATTATACATAGCGAAAAAGCTGATAAAGATTTTGCCGAAAGGGGAGGGCATTATCAGGGAATACAATTATGGGTGAATACGCCGCGTGCACTCAAAATGCAGCCCGCTTCTTACCAACCTATTACCTCAAATGAAATAGTTTTGATAGAAAAAGAAGGGGTGGAATTTCGCTTGGTTTCGGGAAAGTATAATGATTATGAAGGTCCTGCAAACTCGGATGTATTCACTGCTATGCTACGAATGAAAGCAAATAGTCATTATACATTTAATTTTCCTGCAACTAGTAATGTTGTTTTTTATGTATTGGAAGGCGAAATGAAAATAAATAATATTCAAGTTGCCAAACAACATAATTTGATTGTATTTGAAAGCGGTGATGGCGATATATTGCTCGAAGCAAGTAGCGACGCAAAACTTTTGCTCATGGCGGGTGAACCTATTGATGAACCTTTGGTTTCTTATGGCCCTTTTGTAATGACTTCACAAACAGAAATTATGGAAGCAATGCGAGATTATCAGATGGGCAAGATGGGGTTTTTGGCCGCCAGTAGTGGAGGGGAAGTACAAGATAGTTAGCCCGCCGCGGCGAGAAGTATAAAGTATGAAGTAGTTGGAAAAACTCACTGCCGTCATTCTTTACTTGTTTCAGAATCTAATACACTAAAATATTAACCGTGGCGAACAGGATGAAGTCGCTACTCCAAACGATGTTATTATATTTTTTCTACAATAAAAATTATTGACTTGTATTTAAAAATACCATAACTTCGCCCCGTCTAACCAATCAAGTAAGTATTATAATATCATGAGTAATTCATTTAACCTCTCCAAAGGAACAAAGGAAAATCCTTGGAAATTAAAAACTCCTCCGGGCACCTCAGAATACGAAATGTATAAAGAAGCAAAAGACGGAAAAGATATATTAGTTTGTGTGGTAGGAAAAACCATTTTACATTATGATTATCGTTGTATAAATGACCTTCATAATATGTTAGAAGAACATGGCAATTGGATTTTCCTTGGCAGTGCTGACGAGCAGAAACCTGTAACAGAAGGAACGGTAGAAGCTTGGGGCCGTTCAGAAAAAAACCCGGTTGGTGGATGGTATGGTTTGAAGAAGGGGCTTCGCGGCCGTTTCGGAATGTATTTGCCGCCATTGTTAGAAGAATTGGGATTGGCAGAGTTAGAACACAATCCTAAGAACAATAGGATGCAGGCATTATAATATATATGGTATCGTCATCCTGAGTATTGCTTCAATAAGAAGGATCTCTATTTAGATAGACGTTTATTGATATATTATATTTTCTCTCTCAACATTTCAGAATAGCCCATATTTCGGTTGAGTGCATTAATAGCCCTCATAATGCGTTTTGCTTTTGTTTCATCTGTCTTTGCCGAGGCAATCCATTTCGAAAAATAGTGTTGATGCGATTTTGCCAAAGTATTAAAAAACTTTAATCCATTTTCCTCCGTCGCTAGGCATTCCATAAAATCTTGATCATATATAATAGGACTATTATCGACCTCCATTTGCACGTTAATCATATCCCCTTGTCGCCTGCCAATATTACTCCTAACCTCTCCGTTCATTGCCAATATAAAACCACCATCGCCCATTGGTAGCAGGGCCATTCCTTTAAAAGTATAATTATCCAATTTCCCTTTTACCCTAAAAGATTTTTTGGTATTGGGCTTGATTTGCGAGGCAATTTCTTCTGATATTCCTATATATGTCCAACCCGATTTTTCTCCTCTATCAGCAAATTTTCTTAAGGGTGTTGTAAAAGATACCATCGACAACTATATATTATTTAAACAGATATTATTATTTTTTACTTCCTACTACTAGTGCTCCAAACAAGGCAAATGCTGCTATGCCATTATGACTTTCCAAAACTGATTCGAACAAGAAAGCCGAACCAAATATTCCGATAACTGACAAAGCCAAAAAGGAACTTCCCCTGCCTTTGATGATGGTATATAATATAAAGATAAGTGATAATAAACCTATAATACCCAAACATGCCAACTGTTCTAGATATTGGTTGTGTGCTTCTTGCAACCGCACTTCTGGTCCTATTTTCTTTGTATCATAATGTGTAGTCATGGTGTTTGGTAAATCAGAAACGCCCACTCCAATTACAGGGTGCTCTTCAAATACTTTCCAGCATATTTTCCATGCTTCAAAACGCATTGAAATAGAATAATAATTTAGATATTTCCCATTGAAATAGTGATCCATATCTTCAACGGTATTATCAATCCTATTCTTAAAACTTGTAGAAGTATAATACCCCCCAATAGGAATTAATATAGCAGTAAGACCTAACAATAACGCAGTTTTCCATTGTTTTTTTACTACCACCAATTGTATTAGTAACAAAAATAAAGTAATATAAAAAGCAGCTAATCCTGTGCGAGAAGATAATATATGAAGGCAAACTAATAATATAATACTTGCAGCCAGCCACATTTTTTGTTTCCCCAAACTGTTCCGCCATAGATGGAAACAAATTAAAACTACTAGGCCATTAAAAATGCTAAAGTATATATGTGATAGTCCAGATACAATGGGCATTCCCACTGATTTGGTTATTTGTATATTTATCTCATCATAATGTATAAAATAATTTACCACGCTAGAAATTGCCACCAATAATACAGCCAAGCAAAAAGTAGTAAGGACACTTTTTACCAACTGGGCGTTACACACTATAAGCCCGGCAGGGATCAGTATGAAAGATATTTTGCGGGTAACTTCTAATTGCCATTCAGGTATATCATCACACCACAACCCACTTATAAGTTGCCAAAACCAATATAGTGCAAATGCAATATATATATTGTTTTTCCAATCTTTTGCATTGTTGAGTAATAGACCGCATAGAAAAAGTAATACAGCACCTAAACTCATTAAACCTGGGAAATGCCCCAACACTAAACCCGCAGCCACAGAGCAAGCAGCAATGGATTGAACAAATTTTATTTTTGATATGTGTGCGGGATTTGATAAAATCACTCAGGCAAAAATAAGGGATTTAGGATTTAGGAATGAAGTTAAATCATAATTTGCCGCAGCGGAATAAATCATTATCCGCCGCGGCAGAAAAATTCATTCAATCATTCAATAAAAACGGGGCCGGTAGAAAAATCCCATAATTAATAGGATTTGACCTCCGCCGTATCGCAACCTTCTACCGTTACACTCTTTCGAGCTCATTCCTACAAGTAGGCCGAAGCCTGGTTTTGTTACTTTGGTTCAGTCGGTATATGAATAGTGTTGAATTTTTCTTATACTCCAGCCCCGGCACAAAAGTAATGGATAATGGTTAATTATTAGCAGTTAATGCTGTGCGGCGGTATCCAATTGGGATCTTTATTATGCACTGATTTAGTAATGTCATTATTAATAGGCGTAAGCAACATTAACCCCTAATAATTAACCATTGTTACGTATTTTCGCAGAATAAAAAACAAAGCAAAAATGAAAAGAATATTATTATTTACTACAACATTATTATGTGCGGTATCTGCATTTTCGCAGGTTAAGCTTAATCAAAACGATTTTCCAAAAGCTTGGGAGAAGTACATCCTTGCTCGAGATACTTCATTTTCATCGGGTGTGAGTATTGGAGCTGGAGGCACTAACCAAGTATGGGATTATAGTGCCGTGTTTGGTGCCGACCTTTACGATACCCTTAAATATTCGCGTGCCAGTGATCATCCGAAGTATGCTCAATTCCCAGAAGCAAATTTAGTTTCAGTAAGCTCACGCAACAAGAGCGAAAGTTTTATCAAAATTGATTCAACAGGTGTATGGAGTTATTTTGGTAATCCATTAGATCCTTCTGCAAATGCTTTGGTTTTAAAAGTTCACACCCTCAATATGCCTATGACTTACGGTGGTAAAGTTATTGATTCTTTTAAATTTGTTCAGTCAATTCCAGTTGATACTATCCCATTCCTCGATTCGGTAAGAATTTCTGTTAACGTTATATCATATACCGACGTAGATGCTTGGGGGCAATTGAAATTACCTAATAAAACTTATACAAATTGTTTAAGATTAAAAACGTGGAATGATCAAAAAATAAAAATAGAAATTCATAATACATTCACCAAATCGTGGACAAATGCACCATTTGCTCCACCAAGTCCAAATACAAATCCTTCTTACCTTTTCTTTGCCCAGGGCGAAGGAGACAAAGTATTAGAACTTTCTGCGGATTCAAATAATAATATTTCGCGTGCTGACTATCGCTCAAGTTCTGTATTGGGAATAAACAATGTAATCAGTGCAACGAATACAAATATATATCCTAATCCTGCAAACAATATAATATATATAAATTGCGATGCAAATCAGCAAATAAATATATATAATGCCGAAGGAAAACAAGTATTAAGCAATACCAAATTGTATAAAGGGATAAATACTTTAAATATTGCTGATTTAGAAAATGGAATATATTTCTATCGTGGAATTACTAATACTGGTGGTGCTATAGAAGGTAGGTTTGTGAAGAATTAAAAAAAACATAGACAACAAAAAAGCCACTTCAAAATTCTGAAGTGGCTTTTTTATTTGCAAAACTGTTCACCAGATTATTGGTTATTAGGTTTGGGTGCTTTGTTCGGGCCGCCTTTATGAGACCCTTTGTGGCATTTGCCTTTCTTGCCTTTGTGGCATTGTTTGGCATGTTGGTGTTTTGCTTTTGGACCTGGGCCTGCATTGGCTGCAACACTGAAGCAGGTGAACATAGCTACTAGGGCTAGAATCATTAACTTTTTCATGATTGTTTTTTAATTTATAAATTGTTATTGTAAGCTGGCCACTGCCAAACTTTTTTCTTGTTTTAATCTATGAGTGGGATAGATTGGGATAGTTTAATCTAATGCCGAAACTCAATATATAATAGTCCAAAAAAAGGGGGACTAATCCCGAATGCTTTCGGGATGTAGTTCGGCATTACCATTCTAAAAACTAATCTGCCACAGGCGGAGAACTATTATAGTTTAAGAAATGGTACAAGATAAAATGTAGACTTTATTTTTACATTTCGCTTTCGTGATTTTTGTTTTTGGAAAATGTCCCAAGTATTTGTCCTCCCAGTCCCGAAAGAATTCGGGAGAGGGATCTCACATTGCTGAAAAGTATAGTAAGGTTTTTAAATCGTAGATGTCTCTCCCGCAAGCTTGCGGGACGACATGACAAACTATTAGAAAAGTATACTATTGGCGACTCAATACTTGATACTAGCGACTTGATACTATATACTAGCTTCCTTCTCCGCCTTATACTTCCCTTTGCTTTTTCTAATATTCACAGCCACAACTTTATATTCGGGGCACATGGCTTCACTATCAGCAACGCTGCTGGTGATATCGTTCATGCGTATTTCGGGGAAATGGAAAGTAGAGGATAATATACCAGGCAAAACTTCATCGGTTATATGTGCTTTCACATCAATTTTGCCACGGGCACTTTCTATACAAACCCAATCGCCTTCCGTAATAAAATGCTTGGCTGCGTCAGCAGGATTAATCATTAATGTATCTTCGGTTAATATTTTTGCATTATTGGTTCTGCGTGTCATGGTACCACAATTATAATGTTCCAATTCACGATTGGTTGTTATAATATAAGGAAATTCTTTTTTGTTGATGACCAATTCTTGGCTCTCTTTCCAATCGGCATTTTGGAATTTTCCTTTGCCGCGTTTGAAAGTGTCTATATGCAAAATTTCAGTATCGGAACCATCGGGCAATACAGGCCATTGCTTGCCTTGGTCGCCTAGTTCATTCCATTTAACTCCTGCAAAGAAAGGAACTATTTGTGCAATTTCTTTTAATACAGTTTCGGCATCATAATCAGGTTCGTTAGCACCCATTTTGTTCATGATGTCTATAATAATTTGTCCATCAGGTTTTGTCCCTTCAATGGGTTCGACTACCTGATTTACACGTTGAATTCTGCGTTCGCCGTTTGTAAATGTTCCACTCTTTTCTAAGAAAGAAGCAGCAGGCAAAACTACATGGGCAATCTTCGCAGTTTCGGTCATAAATATTTCTTGTACTACAAGCAAATCCAATTTTCCCAAAGCAGCTTTTACATGATTGGTATTAGGATCTGTTTGCACATTATCTTCTCCCATTAGCCACATAGCTTTCATTTCATTATTCAAACAAGCATCATACATCTGTGGGATTTTTTTACCTACATACATAGGCAATTTTGCATCATAAAAATCTTCATACATTTTATGATATTCAGGATTGGTTACATCATAATAACCTGCACCTTGGTGTGGCTGGCAACCCATATCTGCTGCACCTTGCACGTTGTTTTGTCCACGCAATGGATTTACTCCTACACCACGTCGTCCGATGTTTCCTGTTATCATAGCAAGGTCGGCAATAAGCATAACTGTATAGGTGCCTTGTGAATGCTCTGTAACACCCAAACCATGAAATGACATTGCATTTTCAGCACTTGCATAGGCAATAGCTGCTTTGCGTGCAAGCTCTTTATCAACTCCTGTTATAGTAGAAAGGTCATCTATATTATTTGCAAGAATTTGTTTTTTGAAATCATCATACCCCTCGGTACGTGTTTCGATGAAATCCTTGTCCTCCAAGCCTTCGCTGATGATATAATATAATAACATATTCATCATCGCTACATTGGTCCCAGGTTTTAATTGCAAATGATAAGTAGCATATTTCGCCATTTCTGTTCTACGAGGATCTATTACAATACTAGGTCCTTTCATGGCAAACTGTTTCAATTTTGCACCAGTTACTGGGTGTGCATCGGTAGGGTTTGCACCTATCACCATTATACAATTTGTAAAGTTCAAATCTATTACAGAATTGGTAGCAGCACCTGTTCCAAAAGTACGCTGCATACCAAGAGCAGTAGGAGAGTGGCAAACACGAGCACAACTATCTATATTATTAGTTCCAATAGTTTTTCTAATAAATTTCTGCATTAAATAATTCTCTTCATTGGTACAACGTGCAGAAGAAATTCCGCCTATTTGATCAGGCCCGAAATCATTTTTAATTCTTGTTAATTCATCAGCTATATAGGTATATGCTTCATCCCAAGTTGCTGGAACAAGTTCTCCATTTTTACGAATTAAAGGTGTACGCAAACGTTCAGGATGATTATAAAACGAAAATGCAAAACGCCCTTTCAAACATGTATGGCCTTTGTTTACATCGGCATCAAATGGTGCTTGTATACTTTTTACTTTTCCATTTACCGTAGCAACTTCTAAGTTACAACCCACACCACAATAGGTACATATAGTTCTTGTTGTTTCTGCTTTGGCTATAGATTTCGATTCGAATATATCACTGATAGCAGAAGTAGGACAAGCCTGAGCACAGGCTCCGCAGCTTACGCAATCACTTTCATTAAACGTAACTTCCGATCCTTTTACTATATGACTATCAAATCCACGACCTGCCATACTTAATACAAATTGTCCTTGTACTTCATCGCATGCACGCACACAACGGAAGCAATTTATACATTTGCTCATATCGGAAGTCATATAAGGATGACTCAAATCTTTTTTTCTATCCAGATGGTTTTTTCCTTCGGGATAACGCACATCACGAATTCCAACTTTGGCAGCAACTTCTTGTAGTTCACAATTATTATTTACCTCACAAGTCAAGCAATCTAAAGGGTGGTCGGTAAGTACCAACTCTATAATATTCTTTCTTAACTTTTGTATACGATCGCTCGAAGGATATATATAAGAACCTTCCATAACTGGAGTATGACACGATGCTTGTGCTTTTGCTTGGCCATTTTGCTGTAAAGCTACATCCACGCTGCATACACGGCATGAACCAAATGGCTCCAGATTGGGGGCATCGCATAAAGTAGGAACTAATTCTTCTCCAAAATTTCTTTTAATAAATGATAATATACTTTCACCCGGTTTTATTTCATAGGGCACATTATCTATATATGCTACTTTGATATCGACTGCACTGCCAGCATTATTAGGTAGTGAAGTTTTTTCTTTCATTACTGTTTTTTCATTTTTATCAGTAATTGTATTTATGCTGTCGTTTTTAATTCCCATGATATTATATATTTAAAGCCCCTCTATATCTCCCCTCAGAGGAGACTTATATAGTGGAAACTGTGATGATTCATTGATAGTTTTTAAATTATTTATATTATAGTTATTATTTAAAATAAGGTTTTAATTCATCATCAAAATACATGAGTGCATTTCTGATAGGAAGTGGAACGCCCCCGCCTAAAGCACACAGAGAGCCAATCTCCATGGTCTCTATCAAATCGGTCAATAATGTTTTGTCTATTTTATAATCGCTCGTTCTTGCCTTGTTTAATAATTCCTGACCACGTGTACTTCCCAATCGGCAAGGGAAACATTTGCCACAACTTTCGTGTGCTGTGAATTCAAATAAATGTTCCAAATATTGTATCATAGGAAAACTATTTGGTAAGCAAACTATGGATGCATGTCCCAATAAAAATCCTGTTTGATTGAAACTTTCGAAATCCACTGTGAGTTCATTAATTTTGCTTACGGGAACCATTCCACCTAACGGACCGCCAATATGCAAAGCTTTAATCTCGGCATTAAATCCTTGTCCCAAATCATTTACCACAACTGAAAGTGGTGTACCCATATCTACTTCATATATACCCGGGCGATTGAAAAATCCATCTAAGGAAACCAATTTCGTTCCTGTAGATTTTCCTCTTCCGATGGCTGCAAATTTTTCGCCCCCTTCACGCATAATCCAAGGAACGCATGCAAGTGTTTCTACATTATTTACTACAGTAGGTTTATTGAATAACCCTTGCTGGGCAGGGTAGGGCGGGCGTACACGCACTTCGGGTCTTTGTCCTTCGATAGAGGAAAGTAAGGCAGTTTCTTCGCCACATATATATGCACCTTGTGCTCGGATAACTTTAAAATTATAACTAAATCCAGAACCTAATATATTTTCTCCAATCAGGTTTTTCTCTAATAGTTTTCCAAGTTCGTCTTCTATAATATCGATACTTTCGGGATACTCACCACGAATATATAATACTCCCGTAGCTGAACCAATGATATAACCAGTAATAATCATACCGAGCAAAACTGCATGTGGCCTTTGCTCGAGCAAGTACCGGTCGCTATAAGCACCAGGGTCGCCTTCATCGGCATTGCATACTACAAATTTGGTATTGCTGGGTGTATTTTTACAACTTTCTAATTTGAACGACATGGGGAAACCTGCACCACCTCTGCCTCTCACACCCGATGTTTTGAGTTCAGCCAATAATTCCATGGGGGTTTTCTTCAGACAATCAGCCAATATTTTATAGAATTCATCAATACCCGGAAATTCTTCTGTGAGCACTGGAGTACCTAATGATTCCACATGATATTCATCTGTTGGTTTTGCTTCTCCTTTGGTAATTTGTTCGATTTGTTCGATGGCATCGCCTGAATAATTTTTTCCATCATAATAGAATGAACTGTTTTCGTGACAGCGGCCAAGGCAGCACATTTCACCAATTTCATTCGCGGCAAAATGTTTCTCTATTTTTTCGTGAACTTTGTCCTGTGTTCCAGCAGTCATGCAGGAGCTGCCATTACAAATATATATCTTTTTGCCTTTGTTTGCTTCACGGGTAAAATCGTAAAACGACGCACTGCCATATACATTGGCTTTACCTATAAGAAACTCATCGGCTAGTTTTTCTAAGTCTTGCTTGTTCGGCGTTCCTTCTGATTTTGCAAGTATTCCAAGTTCTTCAAAAAGATTTTCCTGTAGGCCCTTTCTGCCTGATAATTCACTTATATTCTTCGACATTTCTTATAATAAAAAGAGGATTTATTTTGATTGCGATTTATTGATATTTCAAAACAAAAATACGCAATTTTTGCAATATTTCTATTTTTTGTTTACTGGGCAAATTTAATGATTTTTAATCCTATTGGTTTTGCAGAATTTAAAGGTTATGCACAGGGTGTAGATTTGTGTAGACCGTTTCTGTCATTACTCAATACACTGGTTGTATAACTCCTTATATGGTGGGCGATAGAACAGACATTGGCAAATCTAAAAGTTATATGTTTTAATTTGATCCTTAACGAACCTTTCAAATAATCTTTTTGTTGAATCGGGGGCGTTTAGAGTCTTTAATAAACTATCAGTTATATTAAGGTTTTCAGCTATATCAACAGTATTATTTGCCATTAGCCTTTTCCCATTCAATTGTAATAAAATGCAACTAGATGGATAAGTCTTTTCAATATGATATGAATCCAATTTCAATTGCTTAAACTGAATTTGGTGCAGATGTATTAGTTTGTTCAACTATCAATTTGTTCATGCCTGGCTATATATTTTTTAACAATTTTTATTGAACTGCAATTAGCTAGCAGCAACTAGATTATGCACATCCGGATTATTCTATTCATAATTTTTGCAATGATTTTCCATACCCACATTTGCGAATAATACCAATTCTTCGTTATCATTCGGTAGCGAAATATTTTTTTAAAATCGCAATCCTAATTTTTCAAGTAGCTTAGGAGATTGTTTGTTTTCCTTCATTGTAATAGCAACAATTCTTTCATTTTTCAAATTTTAAAAAGCATCATCCAAAATTGCTTTTGCCGATTCATACGCATATCCTTTTTCTTCATATTCTGGCAAAAAAGCAAAGCCGATATCATTATCCTCCAACCCCTCTCTTTTCAGCAAACCACAAATCCCAATTGGGGTATCATTATTTTTCAATGCCACTTTGTATAATCCAAAGCCATGAATTTCATAGCTTTTTATTGGGCCATTGATAATATAATTTTGGGCATCATCCAAATTCTTAATATCCCTGTCGCCAATATATTTAAGCCAAGTAGGACTGTTCAGAAGTTCGAAAATAAATTGGCTGTCATCTGCCTGCAAAGCCTCGATACTTAATCGTTCAGTAACTCAATGCCCGCAAATGTCGGGATTACTTAGAACTTTAGGAGAAAATGAAACATATATATGCTCAGAACATATTATGAACTAAGATGTCCGAGTCACCCTGCAAGCTTGCGGGGCCGCCAACCACAACCCAAGCAGAAAATGACAATGCATCTGGATTTTAATTTGACACAGGAAACTGAATGGCCACAATATATTTATGCCCCTTATCTGACATAGTTTCAATTACTTTAAAATATTGAAGCAACCCTTTGTAAAAAAAATTGTCTATTAAACTTAAGCAATTACTAAAACATGAAAAAACTCATTTACGCAATCCTAATTTGTTTCGTTTCTCTCACTACCTTTCAAAAAGCAAAAGCACAAGTTTGTTGGGCAAAGGCAATCCCTTATGCAACTTTTTGGGACAGTTGTTCCAATAATAAAGCATCACTCAACGCTTATATCTATTTCAAAGTAAGCACAAGCTGTTTTAAATATGAATGGACAGTAAACGGAAATGTGGTGGATAGTAACTATCTGCT
This window harbors:
- a CDS encoding pirin family protein, whose amino-acid sequence is MENTRKVKRILLAPEVMMGDIKLRQALPVGDLEQISPFILLHHFDKEMLPGEAKFNVPPHPHRGFSPITFMFEGAVEHEDSLGNKKVIHDNEVQWINAGRGIIHSEKADKDFAERGGHYQGIQLWVNTPRALKMQPASYQPITSNEIVLIEKEGVEFRLVSGKYNDYEGPANSDVFTAMLRMKANSHYTFNFPATSNVVFYVLEGEMKINNIQVAKQHNLIVFESGDGDILLEASSDAKLLLMAGEPIDEPLVSYGPFVMTSQTEIMEAMRDYQMGKMGFLAASSGGEVQDS
- a CDS encoding YdeI/OmpD-associated family protein; this encodes MVSFTTPLRKFADRGEKSGWTYIGISEEIASQIKPNTKKSFRVKGKLDNYTFKGMALLPMGDGGFILAMNGEVRSNIGRRQGDMINVQMEVDNSPIIYDQDFMECLATEENGLKFFNTLAKSHQHYFSKWIASAKTDETKAKRIMRAINALNRNMGYSEMLREKI
- a CDS encoding O-antigen ligase family protein, with the translated sequence MILSNPAHISKIKFVQSIAACSVAAGLVLGHFPGLMSLGAVLLFLCGLLLNNAKDWKNNIYIAFALYWFWQLISGLWCDDIPEWQLEVTRKISFILIPAGLIVCNAQLVKSVLTTFCLAVLLVAISSVVNYFIHYDEINIQITKSVGMPIVSGLSHIYFSIFNGLVVLICFHLWRNSLGKQKMWLAASIILLVCLHILSSRTGLAAFYITLFLLLIQLVVVKKQWKTALLLGLTAILIPIGGYYTSTSFKNRIDNTVEDMDHYFNGKYLNYYSISMRFEAWKICWKVFEEHPVIGVGVSDLPNTMTTHYDTKKIGPEVRLQEAHNQYLEQLACLGIIGLLSLIFILYTIIKGRGSSFLALSVIGIFGSAFLFESVLESHNGIAAFALFGALVVGSKK
- a CDS encoding T9SS type A sorting domain-containing protein, producing the protein MKRILLFTTTLLCAVSAFSQVKLNQNDFPKAWEKYILARDTSFSSGVSIGAGGTNQVWDYSAVFGADLYDTLKYSRASDHPKYAQFPEANLVSVSSRNKSESFIKIDSTGVWSYFGNPLDPSANALVLKVHTLNMPMTYGGKVIDSFKFVQSIPVDTIPFLDSVRISVNVISYTDVDAWGQLKLPNKTYTNCLRLKTWNDQKIKIEIHNTFTKSWTNAPFAPPSPNTNPSYLFFAQGEGDKVLELSADSNNNISRADYRSSSVLGINNVISATNTNIYPNPANNIIYINCDANQQINIYNAEGKQVLSNTKLYKGINTLNIADLENGIYFYRGITNTGGAIEGRFVKN
- the fdhF gene encoding formate dehydrogenase subunit alpha; protein product: MKEKTSLPNNAGSAVDIKVAYIDNVPYEIKPGESILSFIKRNFGEELVPTLCDAPNLEPFGSCRVCSVDVALQQNGQAKAQASCHTPVMEGSYIYPSSDRIQKLRKNIIELVLTDHPLDCLTCEVNNNCELQEVAAKVGIRDVRYPEGKNHLDRKKDLSHPYMTSDMSKCINCFRCVRACDEVQGQFVLSMAGRGFDSHIVKGSEVTFNESDCVSCGACAQACPTSAISDIFESKSIAKAETTRTICTYCGVGCNLEVATVNGKVKSIQAPFDADVNKGHTCLKGRFAFSFYNHPERLRTPLIRKNGELVPATWDEAYTYIADELTRIKNDFGPDQIGGISSARCTNEENYLMQKFIRKTIGTNNIDSCARVCHSPTALGMQRTFGTGAATNSVIDLNFTNCIMVIGANPTDAHPVTGAKLKQFAMKGPSIVIDPRRTEMAKYATYHLQLKPGTNVAMMNMLLYYIISEGLEDKDFIETRTEGYDDFKKQILANNIDDLSTITGVDKELARKAAIAYASAENAMSFHGLGVTEHSQGTYTVMLIADLAMITGNIGRRGVGVNPLRGQNNVQGAADMGCQPHQGAGYYDVTNPEYHKMYEDFYDAKLPMYVGKKIPQMYDACLNNEMKAMWLMGEDNVQTDPNTNHVKAALGKLDLLVVQEIFMTETAKIAHVVLPAASFLEKSGTFTNGERRIQRVNQVVEPIEGTKPDGQIIIDIMNKMGANEPDYDAETVLKEIAQIVPFFAGVKWNELGDQGKQWPVLPDGSDTEILHIDTFKRGKGKFQNADWKESQELVINKKEFPYIITTNRELEHYNCGTMTRRTNNAKILTEDTLMINPADAAKHFITEGDWVCIESARGKIDVKAHITDEVLPGILSSTFHFPEIRMNDITSSVADSEAMCPEYKVVAVNIRKSKGKYKAEKEASI
- a CDS encoding NADH-ubiquinone oxidoreductase-F iron-sulfur binding region domain-containing protein — protein: MSKNISELSGRKGLQENLFEELGILAKSEGTPNKQDLEKLADEFLIGKANVYGSASFYDFTREANKGKKIYICNGSSCMTAGTQDKVHEKIEKHFAANEIGEMCCLGRCHENSSFYYDGKNYSGDAIEQIEQITKGEAKPTDEYHVESLGTPVLTEEFPGIDEFYKILADCLKKTPMELLAELKTSGVRGRGGAGFPMSFKLESCKNTPSNTKFVVCNADEGDPGAYSDRYLLEQRPHAVLLGMIITGYIIGSATGVLYIRGEYPESIDIIEDELGKLLEKNLIGENILGSGFSYNFKVIRAQGAYICGEETALLSSIEGQRPEVRVRPPYPAQQGLFNKPTVVNNVETLACVPWIMREGGEKFAAIGRGKSTGTKLVSLDGFFNRPGIYEVDMGTPLSVVVNDLGQGFNAEIKALHIGGPLGGMVPVSKINELTVDFESFNQTGFLLGHASIVCLPNSFPMIQYLEHLFEFTAHESCGKCFPCRLGSTRGQELLNKARTSDYKIDKTLLTDLIETMEIGSLCALGGGVPLPIRNALMYFDDELKPYFK